Sequence from the Vanacampus margaritifer isolate UIUO_Vmar chromosome 18, RoL_Vmar_1.0, whole genome shotgun sequence genome:
AGCTGGCTAATCAATTATCCAAGCGCGTTTAACTCCGCCTGACCCCAAAACGAAGAGATGAAACCGTAAAGAACAATATTAAGTTAGGTCTATATAGATTAGGAAGTGGGAAAGCACACTACTCTTATCTTAAAGCTAGGAAATTATGGGCATGCTAACCACGGTGGGCAGCTAGCTCTGTTAGCCACCTAGCGGTAAAGACAAACCGGTCCAATCTGTCACTTTTTAAGCTTAAAAGTCTGTTTTCTCGCCAGTACCCTAACGAATGGAGCACATGAATGAAGCCGTCAAAACACCAAGGGGCAGAGTGGCAACTTGTTATGTTCGTGTTTTGAACGTCCGCATTTTTAAGAAATGCAACCTTTATATTCACAGTTCGCATTTCTGGAGCAACATAAGCGACCAGGGTTACTCCGTTCTACCTTATTAAAGTTGAAAGCTGCAAGTAGTGTGCTCAAGATAATTCTTTGTTGAGGTTAAATACGTAGCTGGCTCACAcatattaacccctgggcgttatttgtccattttctggcttttttctgtttttcatcaaagaaaaagcatttggaaaaaaatacactagggacctgacattttaccaggattgtttaaaaatgtagaagttcaaattggcgccatgttGTAATTTATAAtcattaccaaacaggagggagagattcacacgaagttgttgtaataatgcccgattttggctcattgactcccattataaatcacagtttttgatatgctgtaaacctgatgtgttataatgcattttccgtgattactgatgcaatcgcttctttgacgtgtcataaacatgaaaatagaggaatttgtgtgtttagagtgttaacacaaaaatccactaggtggcgccaaaggctaataaatgaatacaaaatgcatgcataaaaaaaattattgttatgacttatggacttgtttgagcctctaactatgtcatatgaaatatataaattattattttattttttatatatatatatatatacacaccatagttagtcttgctattagcataatactcctattgttgtccatagggggcataaaatatatatatatatatatatatatatatatatatatatatatatatatatatatatgtgtgtgtgtgtgtgtgtagataggtctgatgccactgaacattttgagtggttgaaagtggaaaaaaatattcataaatgactaagttatctcacttcaaaggaaatgccggattttggcaaaattacaagagttttgtgctgttcggaaaactgccattgtgtgaaaactgggcatgcagaaaaaattctattgttatgacttatggacttattcaagcctctaaatatgtcatatgaaatattcaaataaaataaaataaaaagacctttattttttcctttatacagcatagttaattttgctgttggcataatactgctattattgtccatagagggcattaaaaaaaacttattttttttaaactatatatgaatagataggtctgacgccagtgaacattttgagcggttgaaagtggaaaaaaatattcataaatgactaagttatcacacttaaaaaggaaatgccggattttggcaaaaattacaagaatttaatcaaactataataacgcccaggggttaaaatgtcccaaaaattgAATACACAGAATAAAAACATTGTGTTTTTCTATCTGTCACTATACGTCAGTGGCATAGATAGACAAACAAAATGCAGGTTATTTGAAGTAAATATGTGAAATGGTGTAATTTCCCACGGTATGATGCCATTGATTGGAATGAAAGTAGTCCAGTTATTATTGTAACCAGGTGGTTGAGCTGTGTCAACGGGACTAACCAAGTCACAATTTATATGTCAAAAGGGCCAAGGGAAACCATAACTGCAATGTGGCCTGTGGGCTGGTTGACGCTTCAGAgcttttgttttaagttttaatatAGTGTTTACTTCTTCATTATAGGAGTCCACAAATCATGTCTGGCATTGCATTGAGCCGGCTTGCCCAGGAGCGCAAAGCATGGCGGAAGGATCATCCTTTTGTAAGTAGACAGTCAACCCTCACCAATGGCAAGAAATGTTACATTCTCTTGAATGTCTGTTCTGTCTCTTCAGGGATTTGTTGCTGTACCAACAAAAAACCCGGATGGAACCATGAACCTCATGAACTGGGAGTGTGCCATCCCTGGCAAAAAGGGGGTAAAGTTCCATTTAATGATCATTCTAATGAAGCAgaattcatttcaaatgagaCATGTGATTGTTTTCGCATATAAGATGTGTACGGTGTACTGTTCAACACTCGCTTGAATTTCAAAATGAAACCGTGAACGCGTGAGCCATACTCGGATCTTCCGTATTTGCGAAGCTGATCACATAATTGCGTGTCACCAGACTCCGTGGGAAGGAGGCCTTTTCAAACTGCGCATGTTGTTCAAGGACGACTATCCTTCATCGCCTCCAAAATGTGAGTTGCCTTCCCCTTTCCTAGCATGTTTACCTTGATGCAAGTTGGGAGTCTCCGTAGGGGAAGCAGTCGTCTGGAATGGAAGGCCACTTGTCGGTCTCTTCCTAATGTAGATTACAATGCGTTCCTCGGATTTGACAGTGTCTCTCTTCTATTACTGGTTTCCACTAACTCCATTTCATGGTCACAATATCAAATAGCTACATATCAAGTGCTCTGTGTCCAGATGGTgcatgcttgtgtttgtttgttgtggtTATCGCACTGATTTcgtaacagctttttttttttttttctctcccacagGTAAATTTGAGCCTCCTCTCTTTCATCCAAATGTGTATCCATCAGGCACCGTATGCCTTTCTATCCTAGAGGAGGACAAGGACTGGAGACCGGCCATTACAATAAAGCAGGTTTGCACTGCATAAGCTTCCCATCAATTAGGGTTGAAATGATGAAAGGAGTAACACGAACATTTCAAAAAGTCTTAAGTGAAAATCTCTTGTCTGGAAGCTTTGCAGCGGatcattttagtttgtgttCATTTGATATTGGAAAAAGTAGATGCTGCAAACCGCAACTAACTCACCACAACGGCGCGTCTAAAATCGGCAATGCGTATTCATGAATTCATGTTGCCAATACTCAATTAAGTGACCCTATTTGGTGGTAGTTAATTCTGGAGCTTCACATGAaaatacaagtttaaaaaaaaaaaagtttcatttttttttttcttctgggtaATTTCTCCCGCAGATCCTATTAGGTATTCAGGAACTCCTAAACGAGCCTAATATCCAGGATCCGGCCCAAGCAGAGGCTTACACAATCTACTGGTAAGACACACGCGCTCTGTTCCAGTCTGTCGAACGTAACGAAATGTCAGCACAAGGTCAAATGCCACTCAGAAAGATGAAGAAGGACTTTCAGTTACTGATGGAGAGtcctgcattttatttttattctattttatttttttaattaattgaaccacaaaaacatgccaTGATTGTCAAGGATGAAACGGATTGCTTCAAAACCAATACAGTACTCTGTAATGTATTTAGAATAATACTTAAGtatattattattgctaaaaaaaaaaaaaaacagtgtggaGAGTCTCTGTTGCTGAAATACACGAGTGccgtttctaaaaaaaaaaaatttttttaaataagatatACAGTAGACTTTGTGGCAGGTGTAACATTTCCCCAAAAGAACACCAGGGGTGGCAGTTTTTTTCCTTGAGGGAAAGGATTTGATTTCTTGCTTTGTCGCAAAGTGGCATTTCAGGATCCtgatgctttttctttttcttttttcttttgcagccAAAACAGAGTAGATTACGAAAAAAGAGTCCGATCACAAGCCAAAAAGTTCTCCCCCTCGTAAGGGCAAGGACGGGTGTCGTGCCGCGGCAGAAGGAATCACCTCCCCCGCTCAAGTCACAATGAATGTGCCCCCCCTCACATCGGGACTTGCTTAAAGACTTCTATTTAAACTTTACACATTCTGTGCcatccacccccaccccccatttgACCTGTCtttgggtttgtttttgctCCATTGGTTTTGCTTTTAATCGCCAGTTGGTGCGTAACGCTGAGAGGGGATCGGAGCTTCAGCACCCCGCTCATTTCTTATGTCTTATGTGGTGCGAGGGACGCGACTCCAACCCAGTTTCGAGTCCATGCAAGATGGCCGTCATCCATGTCCaaggaaaaacttttttttttttggcgctcctctctttttttcccccccctacACCTTCATTGTAAAAATGTCTGCTTATTTCATTGTCAGTATTTCAACTGCTGTATAATGAATGGCACTTTTATACTGTTGTATTTCACTTAGTGTCTCTAGATGGTTCTGTCTAATTCTTTCCTGGGTTTTTCTATTCAGCATGCTGTAACATATGATAGAATCTGCTGCCTTGGCTGTCTTTTTGTTAATTCCGAGTGTTCTAGGTTTTTGGATGAATAAAAAGGCTGCGATGACCGAGGCAGGTAGGCATACCAATTGTATCAGACTTTAAGGTTATACGGTGCTTTGTTCATGTATGTGTTGGCGTAAATAAAACTTTCTACAAAAGTTGTATTGCACAAACGGTATTCTCTCAATTTCCagtgtttttagttttcttttccaTCCAATCAGATTTTAGCCTCTGTTGCCATGCCAATTGAATCTACCCACACTCAGAATCAGCCAATCAGATGTCAGTTTTGTTTTAGGCAGCATTTTCctgtcatctgattggctgaGGAGAGCAGAATTCATTCCAGACATCTTCTACTTGCAAAATACGTCCTTAGTGATCTGCATTCAATATTCATATATGattaaatgatacattttatttactttgaaAACGTTTTTGTCttaatgaatattttgacaGTGAGTCAAgaggatacttgactcactgagccattttcaacagtaagaagctattttgtctataaatgtgtgaatgtaaaaacaacttttaccAGTTGCcattgactgaagatgacaaccaatcatggctcagtttgctgaccaaacccagaaaacaggttagcCGTGGTTCGTCTTAattatttcctcagcacagccAGGTGAtatcttcagttgacaggaagtggatttttttttttttttttaggtattgtgcatgaaaaataatgaacaaaatatgaactttttactgctgaaaatagctcaGTGAGTCAAGTTTCCCTTGAACTCTTAACTAGTAGGCCCCCCACTGAAGACGGGTATGAAAATAAGTAACACTCCACCACTGTACGTTCGATCCAGGTGAGCCAAATCATGTTACTTTGGTTTTACGTTTGTAGTTTTCTTTCACATCggaacaaaatgcaaaacaggCTGCTTATATTTGATGTAAACGGGGAGAAATTTAATGGCATTGACAGAAAAGGAAACAACTACCGGAGTTTAAAATTTCTGGGAAGCGTCATTCTGACTTGGAGGCATTACGGTAATCGCACTCTGACCTCCCAGTGTGCTTCACGTCAACACTTGTAACTTTTTTCCTGGTACTTGCGCTGTCTGCTGCAAGATGTTCAATGTGCAGTATTCGTGGCAGGACAGTGGCGGTTCCCCCTGAATGAGAGGAACGCTGCTTGGTCCCTGCGCCGTTTTACCCTCATCAAGCTGTAAACGCGCTGAATGGCTCATGACGTTTTCATACGCCATCTCGCGATCCTGCTTTGGCGTCTCCTCCTCATGGCTGTCCACTTTGAGCGTCTCCTCTGGCTTCAGCGTGATGGTCATGTTTCCTTGCGTGTCCACCCAGCTCTGTGATCACATTGGGGGGGGAAACGAACTCACAATCTGGAATTAAATAGAAGTACTGATACAGTggagacataaaaaaagaagaagaagctgtgCCACCACCAAAAATCTACTTTAAAGGACTTTCAATgttccctagcgccatctagtggtgagcatttaattcattcattttaaaaaccgacTGTTTATGTCAATAGGATGCAATAgtatcttttatatatatatatatatatatatatatatatatatatatatatatatatatatatatatcacaaattttttttacatgactgtAGTCTCACTTTactagagctgccatgtttcgccgccatcttcctccTGCGGATGGCCAAAGGACAACTTCGCAAattagctaaagccaaactgtggcagggtttttactttctggacctggatttttttcacttctgttccgtcgctcgccgagatgctcTTTTGTCACGCATAATAATATTGTTGGTAGGCTTGTGAAATTTGGTTTTtttgagccaccgtagtgtgcttTGACCACTTGGTGGCGCCAAGGACTAAACACTGGGTCTTGCACTTGGTTATTTACCAGTACTGGATCACAACCAAATTACTAGACGTTCTCCTTAATACCTTAAAATCCCCATGACACTCGCCATATAAACTCTGGAAATATGGCGCCGGAGTGGGAACGAAGGCACCTCGCCTCCACCTGAAAGTGTGCAAATAGTGACCAATCAATTGTTTACTTTGGCGAATAGGGATTTTAACAGAAACGGCCGTTACCTTTTTAGCAAAGCGCTGCACAAAATCAGGACGAGTGTCGCCGTCACACCTGAAGCCAGGAAGAGCgttttgctgtgtttggaaaAGAAGCCATCAACTGTGGAATCTGAGAAGAGCCACAATTGAGGAGTTTGCGCAAATCCGGAAAAGGATGTTGTTGACTTTTGTTTCAAAGCTTGAAGTTAGTCTGATTGGAAGAAAGCCTCACCATTGGCCAAGGCGGTCCTCCATCGGACCTCTTGCGACCAATCACTCCATTGGCCCCTAAAGTGAGTCACACTGGGCTTGGACCTCACCTCGGTCCCGTATTCCGCGTTCATCTCCAAGTCGCGGTCATCCACAGAATAGTCCGTACTGTCTGTGTAGTGGAACTTTACCTGTGGGAGAAGAGGATCtcgatgatgtcattttgtcaCCTTTTGGCCTGTTTCAAAATGGCCTCCTTACAATGTCTTTGTCCCGTTGATCGTAGAAACGGAGCTGATATTCGAGGTTTTCCGACAGGGAGGTGCCTTTACATTTTTCGTAGGTGTTTTCCCACGTGAAGCGATGTTGACTTGTGTTGTGGCTGACTGCGAGGCAGCATGGTGCGTTCGGTTTAACTGGGAAAATAGAGGATTCATATGATGCCCGGGATCAATCCAGTAAGATCTTTGTCCGGAAATGGCCAAAAGTGCCTTTTGATTTGGATAAAAGTGTTCTGATGACTTCATACTATATTCCTTTGGCATGTAATCGCTCTCCAGCGTCTGGCACTTCTGCGCACTTGGTGTCTCACACAGCGAGATCTCATACACGTCGAAATCCAAAAAATCACAAGACTCCTCCGACGTGACGGAACAGGAGCGGCGGCCTCGGCTGGGGGGGGACAGCTTGCATGCGTATATCTCGCTGCGGAGAAATGAATATCAATGTGTTTCAATTGCTTATTGTGGAAAATTTGGGAAGTGGCGGCGTGGGCTTacgttgtgtattttttttcaaaagtcagCCAGTGTGGGCTGCCGTGGGCTGATGTGAGGTTCAGGGAGCAACTGATGGTGAGCGTGAAATCGTTGTGGCATTGAAGACTCGCCCTCATGTCTACAAATCACACAAActcatcagaggtggcaaaaacacaaaagtggaagaaaaatagCTTTCCCCGTTAAATAAATGcaagtaagaaaaaaagatatattgaccattttatgcaaaaaaaaaaaaatcctctgtattaactcattcactgccattgacggctatagacgtcaaaaatttatttgaactatttctattagttaacatttttttccacttttgttaaccaaagtatgaaaacctagattttttttattgtacatttagaacagatataaaattcgtaattaatcaagagttaactagtaaagtcatgcgattaattacgatttaaaaaaattaatcgcctgatgcccctaatttttaataatcctttttttttttaaataaaagatcatgaaaaaaatagatttttaaaaaattaacaaaagattattaaaaattaggagcgtcaggcgattacatttttttcgtaattaatcgcatgacttcagtagttaactcacgattaatcacaaattttatatctgttccaaatgtacaatatttttttctaggttttcatactcttgttaccaaaagtggaaaacaatttaaactactagaaatggttcaaatgaatttttgacgtctatagccgtcaatggcggtgaatgagttaaataatatTTGGAATTGTAATGAAGACATCACCTGTGCCAGAAAGTCCCGTATGTAATAAAAGCAGCATCAGTTTGAGCCGCTCCATCCCCTCGACCCCTGCGGGCAGCGCTCTCAGGCTCATTTTGCCTCAAAAGCTCTTTATTTGAAGGACGAGCGGAGGTGGGAGGAGTCAGTCTCTCTTATCTCGGCGAAGGAGGGGCGAGCAGGCGTGAGTGCACGGAAGGCTTTTGCCATCGctgcacatttattttcatattaaatgATGGGATCAAGTTGCGCAACCTGAAGAGATGAAGCGGCTCGTGTGCTGATTGTGTAAAAGATTAGAAGTTGTATGTATGAGAAAACATCGGCCTGTAAAATGAGAGCGGCTCGTTAGGGATATCAGTCAGCATAATTCTCACACaattgaaatgctctcatacgcACGACTGAAATGCTTTCATACGTTATTAAAATGCTCTTGAAAACATTACTGATTCCCCCCCCCTCATATAAACTACTCTCATACGCACTGaagaaatgctctcacacatactgtactagTACTCATTTTCTATGCTCGACTAAAATGATGTTTTCGACCCTACTCACACTCATCAACCCtactaaaatgctctcacacgCTACTCAAATATTGTTTGCTCTCATACATGTTTAAATGCTCTCACAAacattacagattttttttctcatgtgaaCTACAAAAATACTTTCATACTCACAATTGAAACACTCTCATACAactaaaatgctctcacacttAGTTTACtactccccaaaaaattgtttctcCACACTACTGAAACGTTATCATCCACACGACTGAAACTCTCCTAAAAATTGTttgctctcatacacactactggAATGCTCTCATGTGATTAAATGAAACACTTTAATACAACTTAAACACTCCCACACAACTGAAATTCTCTCATTTACATAAGTGAAACACCACGCACTACTAAAACtcacactcctttgcaatagttttttcccccactcaaacactactgaaatgctctcatagaATATTGCAACActcatacacactactgaaacactgaCATATCACTGAAATCATATTCACTTCTGGCAATCTCATACACTACAGAAACAGatttctgtattattatttttttacacaatgatttcagtttttgtgagcgggggggggggggggggatcagtgatacgtatgagagcatttcagtacaATAGTATGTGTGCTGAGGTGCAAATGAGCCCTCTGCTCTTGCGCAATGGAAATGTGCCGATGGTGGCGCAAGAGCAATCGTGATAAGCTCAGCAACGTCTTCAATATGATACCAAAGTGTTTTTCTATGCACCACTCAGATAAATCCGTTTCCTTGTCGGCGATAACATGAGAGGACCTGAAAGTGTACGCGCCAAATAGATTATGCTGCTTCCTGACACGCTTTCTCGCGGGGACAAAATGTTGATGTTGGAAGCAAGACAATCAACAGCTATTGCTACACTGATACCTcgaaataaatactaaaataacttgctggccacaatattaggtacacccacaCACTATTGTGAAAGAGTATGAACTAAAAGAAACCACCCTTCCAAGagctttaaatattttaatgttcattattttattattcc
This genomic interval carries:
- the LOC144038652 gene encoding interleukin-21 receptor, which codes for MERLKLMLLLLHTGLSGTDMRASLQCHNDFTLTISCSLNLTSAHGSPHWLTFEKKYTTEIYACKLSPPSRGRRSCSVTSEESCDFLDFDVYEISLCETPSAQKCQTLESDYMPKEYIKPNAPCCLAVSHNTSQHRFTWENTYEKCKGTSLSENLEYQLRFYDQRDKDIVKFHYTDSTDYSVDDRDLEMNAEYGTEVRSKPSVTHFRGQWSDWSQEVRWRTALANDSTVDGFFSKHSKTLFLASGVTATLVLILCSALLKRWRRGAFVPTPAPYFQSLYGECHGDFKSWVDTQGNMTITLKPEETLKVDSHEEETPKQDREMAYENVMSHSARLQLDEGKTAQGPSSVPLIQGEPPLSCHEYCTLNILQQTAQVPGKKLQVLT
- the ube2ib gene encoding SUMO-conjugating enzyme UBC9-A, giving the protein MSGIALSRLAQERKAWRKDHPFGFVAVPTKNPDGTMNLMNWECAIPGKKGTPWEGGLFKLRMLFKDDYPSSPPKCKFEPPLFHPNVYPSGTVCLSILEEDKDWRPAITIKQILLGIQELLNEPNIQDPAQAEAYTIYCQNRVDYEKRVRSQAKKFSPS